One genomic window of Myxocyprinus asiaticus isolate MX2 ecotype Aquarium Trade chromosome 5, UBuf_Myxa_2, whole genome shotgun sequence includes the following:
- the LOC127440776 gene encoding gastrula zinc finger protein XlCGF8.2DB-like isoform X5, with translation MLLKMEFVKEEFKEEGEDVSFSEPFSLKNEDTEEQRNVMNPKEESQELNEEEEKHQYQEPDKFITGEKSLNGTQTKNKSLQNRTRRTESENSFTCLQCGKSFKHKGSLNLHIKIHSGEKPFTCLQCGKSFTQKGNLISHIRTHSGEKPFTCLWCGKSFTQKGSLVSHIRTHTGEKPFTCLQCGKSFTNIGSLNDHMRIHTRETPYTCLLCGKSFTEIKTLDDHMRIHTGERAFTCLQCGKSFSQLVCFKKHQEIHTGVKAHVCGECGKAFVRISTLKQHQRVHTREKPYKCSHCETSFAHPKHLITHEKVHAGERTYDCSQCGRSFSLPNTLQRHLKKNCPKMSQ, from the exons ATGCTACTGAAGATGGAGTTTGTTAAAGAGGAGTTTAAAGAGGAGGGTGAGGATGTCAGTTTTTCAGAACCATTCAGTCTGAAGAATGAAGACACTGAGGAACAAAGAA atgTGATGAACCcaaaagaggaaagtcaagaactgaatgaagaggaggagaaacatcagtatcagGAACCTGATAAATtcataactggagaaaaatctttaaATGGCACACAGACTAAAAATAAATCCTTGCAAAACAGAACTCGAAGAACAGAATCAGAAAATTCTTTcacctgccttcagtgtggaaagagtttcaagcATAAAGGAAGCCTTAATTTACACATTaaaattcactctggagagaagccttttacatgcctccagtgtggcaagagtttcacacaaaaaggaaatcTTATTAGCCACATAAGAACTCACTCTGGTGAGAAGCCTTTCACTTGCCTCTGGTGTGgcaagagtttcacacaaaaaggaagcCTTGTTAGCCACATAAgaactcacactggagagaagcccttTACGTGCCTCCAATGTGGTAAGAGTTTCACAAATATAGGAAGTCTGAatgatcacatgagaattcacactagaGAGACCCCATACACATGCCTtctgtgtggaaagagtttcacagaaATAAAAACCCTTGatgatcacatgagaattcacactggagagagggcTTTCACATGTcttcagtgtgggaagagtttttCTCAGCTGGTCTGTTTCAAAAAACATCAGGAAATACATACTGGTGTGAAAGCTCATGTGTGCGGCGAGTGTGGAAAAGCCTTTGTCCGAATCAGCACCTTGAAACAGCACCAAAGAGTTCATACaagagaaaaaccttacaagtgttcacattgTGAAACTAGTTTTGCTCACCCAAAACACCTGATAACACATGAGAAAGTGCATGCTGGAGAGAGGACATATGACTGCTCTCAATGTGGGAGGAGTTTCAGCTTGCCAAATACTCTACAGAGACATTTAAAGAAGAATTGCCCAAAGATGTCACAGTGA